One Pseudomonadota bacterium DNA window includes the following coding sequences:
- a CDS encoding LysR substrate-binding domain-containing protein — protein MKLQQLRYLLAIADNELNITAAAERLFTSQPGVSKQLKLLEDELGVQVFTRRGKSLDSVTPIGREIIERARRILSEVENIQHLAANQHSEQNGSLSIGTTHTQARYVLPPVIKRFRDCFPSVSLHLHQGTSEQIWQMIRGKEIDFAIVSSSGQPTPRSELIMLPCYRWDRTVIVPRQHPLAGSDERLTLPRLAEHPLITYVFSFSGESSLKLAFEQEGLTPEVVFTARDADVIKTYVRIGMGVGIVASMAAECDPQGDLMTLDAAGLFPRCTTWVALRRDAVLPRYMQVFLELFAPHLTRELTTQALETASQTAVDALLADTDLKLYGPCAPAEVG, from the coding sequence ATGAAGCTCCAGCAGCTACGCTACCTCCTCGCTATCGCGGATAACGAGCTAAACATTACGGCCGCCGCCGAACGCTTGTTCACCTCCCAACCGGGCGTGAGCAAGCAGCTGAAGCTCCTCGAGGACGAGCTCGGCGTGCAGGTGTTCACCCGACGCGGCAAAAGCCTGGACAGCGTGACCCCAATCGGTCGAGAGATCATCGAGCGAGCGCGGCGCATCCTGAGCGAAGTAGAGAACATTCAACATCTCGCCGCGAATCAGCACAGCGAACAGAACGGCAGTCTGTCGATCGGCACCACCCATACGCAGGCGCGCTACGTGCTACCGCCGGTCATCAAGCGCTTTCGCGACTGCTTCCCCAGCGTATCCCTGCACCTGCACCAGGGCACCTCTGAGCAGATCTGGCAGATGATACGCGGCAAGGAGATCGACTTCGCGATCGTCAGCTCCAGCGGACAGCCGACGCCACGCTCTGAGCTGATCATGCTGCCCTGCTATCGGTGGGATAGGACCGTCATCGTGCCTAGGCAGCATCCGCTGGCCGGCAGCGATGAAAGGCTGACACTCCCGCGCCTCGCCGAGCACCCATTGATTACCTACGTGTTCAGCTTCAGCGGCGAGTCTTCCCTGAAGCTCGCCTTCGAGCAGGAGGGCTTGACGCCCGAAGTGGTCTTCACGGCGCGCGATGCCGATGTGATCAAGACTTACGTACGTATCGGCATGGGCGTTGGCATTGTCGCCAGCATGGCTGCCGAGTGCGATCCGCAAGGTGATCTCATGACCCTCGACGCCGCTGGGCTGTTCCCCCGCTGCACCACCTGGGTCGCCCTGCGCCGCGACGCTGTGCTGCCGCGCTACATGCAGGTCTTTCTGGAGCTCTTCGCCCCACACCTAACGCGAGAGCTGACTACCCAGGCCCTGGAGACGGCGAGTCAAACTGCCGTCGATGCGCTCCTGGCCGATACGGATCTGAAACTCTACGGCCCCTGCGCACCGGCTGAGGTCGGATAG
- a CDS encoding EAL domain-containing protein produces MSEPHRLLIIDPDPLLRDSLSEALARGGYEVAVAAALQDAFQQFLRVRPAAVLFELAGSDGPTQSEGLHLCRQFRALPGSEHLVLIAMSREADAEPLLEAAFNAGATDCVARPVNYMLLQRRLEQLLQAREMTRSLQRSQQRLQAAQRVAHLGDWRLGCRSRALTCSDELVRILKATDDTRVSTLTDLLGWLHPEDSSMVADAFTTAIEQGTSFSFECRVLSGDGKLRTVQLGGQQESEELADEPTLVGSILDITDQRSQQAQLRYLANYDPVTRLPNESQLDSWLARHTGRGAKSALVRLGLDEFRRVAESLSREQHNELLRLIGARLNSAIRYRERNAGPGGRRGRRQDIAARVGRAEFSVLLGKIDDVALALDVADRLRSELELPFEVGGQRIYLSVSAGVALYPLHAQDTEGLVRASEASLGVAVRAGGGRSVVFDVTIEEQIRQRWGREAALRSALDDGRFLVYYQPRIDLMAGRVAGAEALLRMRAEDGSLVAPSEFIPLAEELGLIVELGRLVVAEAIRQLRQWQSLGLVDRRFVMSVNISPRQFQDPHLFEHIELVLRNEHVAPACLELEITENTLLSDLELASRLLEARRQIGVRVAIDDYGTGYSSLSYLRELPVDTLKIDRSFIRGLGVNQTDEVIVRFTVQLAQALGLRVCAEGVESEEQLSVLRALRCEEVQGFLYGKPMPADDFTTGLMPHGVSREATHGGLALADGQAADDVIVLEPEEPQADPIPQQSRPLTG; encoded by the coding sequence ATGAGCGAACCGCACCGTCTGCTCATCATCGATCCCGACCCGCTGTTGCGCGACTCCCTAAGTGAGGCGCTCGCACGAGGGGGCTACGAAGTCGCCGTCGCCGCGGCGCTCCAAGACGCCTTCCAGCAGTTTCTCCGCGTACGGCCCGCGGCCGTGTTGTTTGAACTCGCCGGCAGTGATGGGCCCACGCAGAGCGAAGGCCTCCATCTGTGTCGCCAATTCCGTGCCCTGCCCGGCAGCGAGCACCTAGTGTTAATTGCGATGAGTCGGGAGGCGGACGCGGAGCCGCTGCTCGAGGCCGCATTCAACGCTGGTGCGACCGACTGTGTAGCGAGACCGGTCAACTACATGCTCTTGCAGCGACGCCTCGAACAGCTACTTCAGGCGCGCGAGATGACCCGCTCTCTGCAGCGCAGCCAACAGCGCTTGCAGGCGGCTCAGCGGGTCGCGCATCTGGGCGATTGGCGCTTGGGCTGCAGGTCTCGCGCACTGACCTGTTCTGATGAACTCGTGCGCATCCTCAAGGCGACGGACGACACACGCGTCAGTACGTTGACAGATCTGTTGGGTTGGCTCCATCCGGAGGACTCCTCCATGGTGGCCGATGCGTTCACAACCGCCATCGAGCAGGGCACCTCCTTTAGCTTCGAGTGCCGAGTGCTCAGCGGCGATGGCAAGCTGCGCACGGTTCAGCTCGGCGGACAACAGGAGAGCGAAGAGCTGGCGGATGAACCCACGCTCGTCGGGTCGATCCTCGACATTACGGATCAACGCTCTCAGCAAGCGCAGCTGCGCTACTTGGCCAACTATGATCCGGTCACACGGCTCCCGAATGAGAGCCAGCTAGATAGCTGGCTTGCCCGCCACACGGGACGCGGGGCGAAGTCGGCGCTGGTGCGACTCGGTCTCGATGAATTTCGCCGGGTCGCCGAATCGCTTTCGCGCGAGCAGCACAATGAGCTCCTGCGACTGATAGGCGCCAGGCTGAACTCAGCTATTCGCTACCGTGAGCGAAACGCTGGCCCAGGGGGGCGTCGCGGCAGGCGGCAGGATATCGCCGCGCGCGTGGGTCGTGCGGAGTTTTCCGTGTTGCTAGGTAAGATCGACGATGTCGCGCTCGCGCTCGATGTGGCAGATCGACTGCGGTCGGAGCTTGAGCTTCCCTTCGAGGTCGGTGGGCAGCGCATCTACCTGAGCGTGAGTGCGGGGGTGGCGCTGTATCCGTTGCACGCGCAGGACACGGAGGGGCTCGTTCGTGCAAGCGAGGCCAGCCTCGGTGTCGCTGTACGTGCGGGAGGCGGGCGCTCGGTGGTGTTCGATGTGACTATCGAGGAGCAGATACGCCAGCGTTGGGGGCGCGAAGCTGCCCTGCGCTCGGCGCTCGATGACGGACGGTTCCTCGTCTACTACCAGCCACGAATCGATCTTATGGCTGGACGTGTCGCGGGGGCAGAGGCGCTCCTACGCATGCGCGCCGAAGACGGCAGCCTCGTGGCACCCTCTGAGTTCATCCCGTTGGCAGAGGAGCTCGGCTTGATCGTTGAGCTCGGCCGCCTAGTGGTCGCCGAGGCGATTCGACAGCTTCGCCAGTGGCAGAGCCTAGGGTTGGTCGACCGGCGTTTCGTGATGTCCGTCAACATCTCCCCGCGCCAGTTTCAGGACCCCCACCTGTTCGAGCACATTGAACTGGTGTTGCGCAACGAGCACGTCGCGCCTGCTTGCTTGGAGCTCGAGATCACGGAGAATACCCTGCTCAGCGATCTCGAGCTGGCCTCGCGCTTGCTCGAAGCGCGGCGGCAGATCGGCGTTCGAGTGGCGATCGACGACTACGGGACCGGCTATAGCTCACTGAGCTACCTGCGCGAGCTCCCGGTCGATACGCTTAAGATCGATCGCAGCTTCATCAGAGGCCTGGGAGTGAACCAGACCGACGAGGTGATCGTCCGCTTTACGGTGCAGTTAGCTCAGGCTTTGGGGTTGCGCGTTTGCGCAGAAGGTGTGGAGTCCGAAGAGCAGCTGTCGGTGCTGCGCGCCCTTCGCTGTGAGGAGGTACAGGGATTCTTGTACGGCAAGCCGATGCCTGCAGACGATTTCACTACGGGGTTGATGCCCCACGGGGTGAGCCGGGAAGCGACTCACGGGGGCCTCGCGTTGGCCGATGGGCAAGCTGCTGACGATGTCATCGTGCTAGAGCCCGAGGAACCGCAGGCGGATCCGATTCCTCAGCAGTCTAGACCCCTGACGGGGTAA
- a CDS encoding NADPH-dependent assimilatory sulfite reductase hemoprotein subunit: MSDMPLSDVERIKTASRHLRGSLSKSLGDAVTGALADDDTQLSKFHGIYQQDDRDLRAERRKQKLEPAFSFMIRVRVPGGLVTAEQWLALDDIADEYANSTLRLTTRQAVQYHGIVKRGLKQAMASINTTLLDTLAACGDVNRNVMCTAHPDDSALHQQVFEAAQQVHEHLTPQTGAYHEIWLDGKKVKGADVEPIYGDTYLPRKFKSVVALPPVNDVDIFAHDLGFIAIVEDGELAGFNVTVGGGLGMTHGDQGTYPRLADVIGFCTADQVRDVSEHVVTVQRDFGDRTSRKHARLKYTIEDRGVDWFVEALNARLAQPLQAARPFEFATTGDRYGWYEREDGRWNYTLFVENGRIADNAEHRMRTALRELAAQFDANFRITPNQNLVIVGIDGQKKDAVIELLEGHQVTGKGGPSALRRNAMACVAFPTCTQAMAEAERYLPSLLSRIEALMSSHELGDTPIVTRMTGCPNGCARPYLAEIGLVGKGPGTYNLLLGAAPDGSRLNTQYRENIGEEQILAELDQLLGDFAAHRHEGERFGDFVVRAGHVPALDHGRDYHRLAAAVTG, translated from the coding sequence ATGAGCGATATGCCACTGTCCGACGTCGAGCGCATCAAGACCGCAAGCCGTCACCTGCGCGGCTCCCTCTCAAAAAGCCTGGGGGACGCGGTAACCGGTGCCCTGGCCGACGACGACACGCAGCTGAGCAAGTTTCACGGCATCTACCAGCAGGACGATCGGGATTTGCGTGCCGAGCGGCGCAAGCAGAAGCTAGAGCCAGCGTTCAGCTTCATGATCCGCGTGCGCGTGCCCGGTGGATTGGTCACCGCGGAGCAGTGGCTGGCGCTGGACGATATCGCCGATGAGTACGCCAACAGCACCCTGCGCCTGACCACTCGCCAGGCCGTTCAGTACCACGGCATCGTCAAGCGGGGCCTAAAGCAGGCCATGGCCTCCATTAACACCACCCTGCTCGATACCCTGGCGGCGTGTGGAGATGTCAACCGCAACGTGATGTGCACGGCGCACCCTGATGATTCGGCGCTGCACCAGCAGGTCTTCGAAGCGGCACAGCAGGTGCACGAGCACCTGACGCCCCAGACCGGCGCCTACCACGAGATCTGGCTCGACGGGAAAAAGGTGAAAGGGGCTGATGTCGAGCCGATCTACGGCGACACCTATCTGCCGCGTAAGTTCAAGTCCGTGGTTGCCCTGCCGCCGGTGAACGACGTCGATATCTTCGCCCACGATCTGGGCTTCATCGCCATCGTCGAAGATGGCGAATTGGCGGGCTTTAACGTGACCGTCGGCGGTGGTCTTGGGATGACCCATGGCGACCAGGGGACCTACCCTCGCTTGGCAGACGTGATCGGGTTCTGCACGGCTGATCAAGTACGCGATGTTTCCGAGCACGTGGTGACCGTGCAGCGCGACTTTGGCGATCGCACGAGTCGAAAGCACGCACGTCTTAAGTACACGATCGAAGACCGCGGCGTCGATTGGTTCGTCGAGGCGCTGAATGCGCGCCTGGCGCAACCCCTGCAGGCGGCACGACCCTTCGAGTTCGCCACCACGGGCGACCGCTACGGCTGGTATGAGCGCGAGGACGGGCGTTGGAACTACACGCTCTTCGTGGAGAACGGCCGCATCGCCGATAACGCGGAACATCGGATGCGCACGGCCCTACGCGAATTAGCAGCGCAGTTCGATGCGAATTTCCGTATCACGCCAAACCAAAACCTGGTCATCGTTGGCATCGATGGACAAAAGAAGGATGCGGTAATCGAACTTCTGGAAGGTCATCAGGTCACGGGTAAGGGAGGGCCATCGGCTCTGCGTCGTAACGCCATGGCCTGCGTTGCCTTCCCCACGTGCACCCAGGCGATGGCCGAGGCAGAGCGCTACCTACCCTCATTGTTGAGCCGCATCGAGGCGCTCATGTCGTCGCACGAGCTTGGTGATACGCCGATCGTCACGCGGATGACGGGCTGCCCGAACGGCTGTGCAAGGCCCTATCTGGCGGAGATCGGCCTCGTTGGGAAGGGGCCTGGGACCTACAACCTTTTGCTCGGTGCGGCGCCCGATGGCAGCCGCTTGAACACGCAGTATCGGGAGAATATCGGTGAGGAGCAGATTCTCGCCGAACTGGATCAGTTGTTGGGGGACTTCGCTGCGCATCGCCACGAGGGCGAGCGCTTCGGCGACTTCGTGGTGCGAGCGGGCCATGTGCCCGCGCTGGACCACGGTCGCGACTACCACCGCCTTGCGGCGGCGGTCACCGGATGA
- a CDS encoding phosphoadenylyl-sulfate reductase produces the protein MSAEPQLLMRPTEVLDEGQTREIAVEHANQTLAAMTAPQRVAWALEHLPGSVVVSSSFGAQSAVMLHMVTRQRPDVPVILIDTGYLFPETYRFVDELTERLSLNLKVYRPATSAAWQEARYGKRWEQGELGISAYNQENKVEPMERALRELQVGTWFSGLRRVQASTRRALPVLSGSGERWKVLPVVDWSDRDVFEYLKAHELPYHPLWFEGYVSIGDVHTTQSLHDAGSADDTRFFGLLRECGIHEIDLQQVDGAARP, from the coding sequence ATGAGTGCCGAACCACAGCTCCTGATGAGACCCACGGAAGTGCTCGACGAAGGCCAGACTCGCGAAATCGCCGTCGAACATGCAAACCAAACCTTAGCCGCGATGACGGCACCGCAGCGCGTGGCTTGGGCCCTCGAGCACTTGCCGGGCAGCGTTGTCGTGAGCTCGAGCTTCGGCGCACAGTCCGCGGTCATGCTGCACATGGTCACCCGCCAGCGGCCGGATGTTCCCGTCATCTTGATCGACACAGGTTATCTGTTCCCAGAAACCTACCGTTTTGTCGACGAGCTTACGGAGCGCCTGTCACTAAACCTGAAGGTATATCGACCCGCCACTAGCGCCGCATGGCAAGAGGCCCGCTACGGCAAGCGGTGGGAACAGGGGGAGCTTGGGATATCGGCCTACAACCAGGAGAACAAGGTTGAGCCGATGGAGCGCGCCCTGCGTGAGCTGCAAGTAGGCACCTGGTTCTCCGGCCTTCGTCGAGTTCAGGCGAGCACCCGCCGCGCGTTGCCGGTGCTCAGCGGCAGCGGTGAGCGCTGGAAGGTTTTGCCCGTCGTGGATTGGAGCGATCGCGACGTGTTCGAGTACCTAAAGGCCCACGAGCTGCCCTACCACCCGCTCTGGTTCGAGGGCTACGTCTCGATCGGCGATGTACACACGACCCAGTCCCTGCACGATGCGGGCAGCGCGGACGATACGCGATTCTTCGGCTTGCTGCGTGAGTGCGGTATCCACGAGATCGACCTGCAGCAGGTGGATGGCGCGGCGAGGCCATAG